In the Candidatus Paceibacterota bacterium genome, TTCAATCCTACATTTTTACTTGAATAATCACCGCTAGAATTTAGTTTGAGCATCTCATTATCACCTGATCTAGACGATACAACATAGACTATTAGAATAAACGCCAAAATTACACCAACTATTGCATATTTCTTATATCTAACAAACAATTCTTTTAATTTATTGTAATTCATATTTACTGGTTTTTAATCAAAACTTTTTTAATAATATTCAAATACTGTTTTCTGACACCATCATTTGTCCCAATTTCCAATATTTCATCATTAATATTAGTCGCCGAAGCTGTCCAATTGTAACTTCCAGAAGCATAAGCTTTATCAGTCACAACTGTTTTGATATGCATGATACCTTCTGGATGCTTTTGAGTTTCCACCACAATCCCCGCTTCCCGTAATTCTTCAACAATATTCTTATTACTATCCAAACTCGCACCAGCATCAGTAATACCAACAACTTCCAGACCCCTTTTCTTGGCTTGTATCAATGCTGAAGCAATATCTTTCTTGGTGAAAAAATAAATAGCAAAGTAAACATATCTATCGGCATTATTTATTACCTTTATTATTTCCTGATCATTCTGTCTTTTATCCAATGAATAGACCACTCTAAATTGAGAGCTCACTCTATAATTTGCAACCGTTATACTAATTCCAAACATACAAATAAAGATCAGTACCCAAACAATCAGTCGTTTGTAATTCTGCGGATTTGTAACCCACTCCTTTGGATGCTCAAAAAAGTAACGGCACTTCTGTCGGATTGATATTTCCATAATTATTATTTAATTATCTCTCTCTTTTCTCTACTAATTTTTTAGGCAGGACTTGCGGGATA is a window encoding:
- a CDS encoding phospholipase D-like domain-containing protein; its protein translation is MEISIRQKCRYFFEHPKEWVTNPQNYKRLIVWVLIFICMFGISITVANYRVSSQFRVVYSLDKRQNDQEIIKVINNADRYVYFAIYFFTKKDIASALIQAKKRGLEVVGITDAGASLDSNKNIVEELREAGIVVETQKHPEGIMHIKTVVTDKAYASGSYNWTASATNINDEILEIGTNDGVRKQYLNIIKKVLIKNQ